From the Aquirufa lenticrescens genome, the window CGTTTGCGCGAGGCTCATCTGCGGCAACATAACCACGACCTTTTTCGATTACTAAATCAATTTCAACTTCTTTCGAAGAATCTAAATTGCAAATAACCAATTCAGGGTTTAAGATTTGAAAATACGGAGTAAACTTCGCGATATCACCTGCAGTGATAGCTGTTTGTCCTTTAATTTTCATAGAAACTTTGTTATCCAAAATTTCTTGTGTCTTCTTGAAACGAATTTTTTTCAAGTTCAAGATGATCTCAGATACATCTTCGTGAACGCCTTCAATGGCAGAAAATTCGTGTAACACACCAGAAATCTTAACGCTTGTTATAGCATATCCTTCTAATGAAGAAAGTAAGATTCTACGAAGTGCGTTACCAATGGTAACACCGTAACCTTTTTCGAGTGGCTTGAACTCAAATAACCCGTGGAAGTCTGTGGCTTTTTCCATCACAACTTTTTCGGGCATTTGGAATGCTAATATTGACATATTTCGTAGCTTAAAATGATACTGAAAAAACGTTATTGGTACTCTTAATAAACTCTAGTAATCTCGTTAGGAGATTACTTAGAGTATAATTCGACAATTGCTTGTTCGTTGAAGTTTTCAGGAATCTGATCTCTTTCTGGCATAGCAACAAATTTACCTACCAATTCAACACCATCCCACTCTAACCAGTTGAAGTTCTTAGGAGAACGAGCTGCTAAAGAGTTAGATACTACTTCTAGAGATTTTGATTTTGCACGAACACCTACTAATTGGCCTGGACGTAAAGAGTAAGATGGCACATTTACTACTTCGCCGTCTACAATGATGTGTTTGTGAATAACTAATTGACGCGCTGCACGACGTGTAGGAGCAATACCTAAACGATAAACCGTGTTGTCTAAACGTGCTTCACATAATTTGATCAAGTTTTCACCAGTGATCCCTGCTTTAACAGCAGCTTTGTGGAACAAGTTTTCGAATTGGCGTTCTAAAATACCGTATGTGTATTTTACTTTTTGCTTTTCTTTCAATTGCACTGCGTATTCAGAAACCTTAGAACGTTTTCCTTTACCGTGCATACCTGGTGCATAATTTTTACGAGCTAATGCTTTGCTCGGACCTAGAATTGCTTCACCGAAACGACGTGCAATCTTGGATTTGGGACCTGTGTATCTAGCCATTTTTTCTTAAAAGTCATTGGACCTCTTATGCCCAATGAAGTAATTAAATTGTGAATAAAAGCGGGGGAAAATAATTACTAATTACCCCTGCATAAAAATTATTAAACGCGACGACGTTTAGGAGGACGACATCCATTGTGAGGCATTGGCGTAATATCTTTGATGATAGAAACTTCAATTCCTGAGTTTTGGATAGTACGGATAGCAGACTCACGTCCAGCTCCTGGTCCTTTTACGAAAACCTCCGCTTTCTTCATTCCTGCTTCAACAGCTACCGCTGCGCAGTTAGATGCTGCCATCTGTGCTGCGTAAGGAGTGTTTTTCTTAGACCCACGGAAACCCATCTTTCCTGCTGATGCCCAAGAGATCACTTGACCTGCTGAGTTAGTAATGGAGATAATAATGTTGTTAAAGGAAGCTTTGATGTGTACTTGTCCGTTTTGTTCCACGACAACTACTCTCTTCTTCGCTTTATCTTTTCTTTTTGCTTGTGCCATAATTTGAAATGAAATACGAAGAGGTGTTACCCTCTAGTTATTATTTAGTTACTTTTTTCTTGTTAGCAACTGTTTTTCTACGACCCTTACGAGTACGTGAGTTGTTCTTAGTGCGTTGACCACGTAATGGAAGACCTTTACGGTGACGTAATCCACGGTAGCAACCGATGTCCATCAAACGTTTGATGTTCAATTGAACCTCAGATTTCAACTGACCTTCCGTTTTGAATTCAGCAGCGATGATCGCACGGATAGCGCTAGCCTCCGTATCGTTCCACTCACCAGCTTTCTTGTCAAACGAAACCGCAGCTTTCGTTAAAATTTTTTGAGCAGTGCTACGACCAATACCGAAAATATAAGTCAACGCAATTTCTCCTCTTTTTTTGTCGGGAATATCAACCCCTGCAATACGAGCCATATAGGTAATTAATTGTTGTTATTAATCAATTTAAAATTCTGTCGAATTATCCTTGTCTTTGTTTGAACTTAGGATTCTTCTTGTTGATTACGTAAAGCTTTCCGTGACGACGGATTACTTTGCAATCTGCACTACGTTTTTTGATAGATGCTTTAACTTTCATATTAACTGTATTTATAAAATCAAACCTTAAATTACTTGTATCTGTAAACAATTCTAGCCTTACTTAAATCATAAGGGGACATCTCTAACTTCACCTTATCTCCTGGTAAAATCTTGATGTAGTGCATCCGCATCTTGCCCGAAATGTGTGCAATGACTTGGTGCGTATTTTCCAATTCTACCCGAAACATCGCGTTCGAAAGAGCTTCCAAAATAATTCCGTCTACTTCTATCGAGGACTGTTTGGCCATAATTATTAATTTATATATTCAACAATACTGTTGATGTTTTAATCACTTCTTCAATCGGAGCGAAGGTCGTCAAAATAATGGGGCCTTCTTTCCCTACCGCAACCGTGTGTTCAAAGTGAGCACTTGGCTTGCGATCTTGTGTTCGGATAGTCCAACCATCCTTATCTACTGAGATTTGACGCTTTCCTAAGTTAATCATCGGTTCGATCGCAATGACCATTCCTTCTTTCAACTTAGCTCCTTCCCCGCGGCGGCCATAATTAGGTACCTCAGGGCTTTCGTGAAGCTTCTTACCTACTCCGTGACCCACAAGCTCTCTCACCACACCGTATCCAAAAGATTCCGTGTAAGATTGAACGGCGAAACCAATGTCGCCTACTCGTTTGCCAGGTGCGGCTTGATTCAAACCTAAATACAAGGACTCTTTCGTCCGTTGTAGCAATTGAACTACATCCTCAGCGACATTCCCTATTGCATAGGTATAAGCACTATCGGCATGGTAGCCATTTTTATAAACTCCTCCGTCTATCGAAATAATATCTCCCTCTTTCAGGATCAATTCCCCCGGTAAACCGTGAACCACAACATCGTTCACCGAAATACACAAAGAATACGCGTATTTTTGGCTTCCTACTTGGTAGTTCAAAAAGGATGGATGCGCGGCATTATCCTTAATGTATTCGTAAGCGATTTTATCAAGTGCCAAAGTACTAACTCCCGGCTGTATGGCCTTCGCAACTTCAGCGTGACATTTCCCTAGGATTTCGCCATTCTGTTGAATGATTGCTAATTCCGCGGGTGTCTTTAAATAAATCATCTTAACGATTAATCAACTCAGAGCGACCTTTCACTCGACCTGATTGCATTAAACCTTCGTACTTACGCATCAACAAATAACTTTCTATTTGTTGCAATGTATCTAATACCACACCTACCAAGATTAAAAGAGATGTTCCTCCAAAGAAAGAAGCAAATCCTCTCGTCACGCCAAACAAGTTAGCAACCGCAGGAAGAATCGCGATTAACGATAACATCACTGCACCTGGTAAAGTAATACGATCTAAAATCGTTGCAATAAATCCAGCTGTTTCTTCACCTGGTTTCACTCCTGGAACAAAACCTCCACCACGTTTCATATCATCAGAGATTTGAGTTGGGTTAATGGAGATCGCTGTGTAGAAGAATGTGAACACAATGATTAAGAACGCAAATAATAAATTGTATTGCCATGTCGTGAAATCACCGAAAGCAGAGGCAACCGAGGAAGCGAATTCTGATTTTTCAGCAAACGACTGAGCTACTAAACCTGGGATAAACATTAAAGCCTGAGCAAAGATGATAGGCATTACACCTGAAGCATTTAACTTCAAAGGAATGTACTGACGCTCACCACCTACCGCAGTTGCTTTGCTACCCACTACTTGTTTCGCATATTGAACTGGAATACGGCGAACTGCTTGAGTTACCATAATCGCACCCATTACAACGAAGAACAATGCAATA encodes:
- the rpsD gene encoding 30S ribosomal protein S4, giving the protein MARYTGPKSKIARRFGEAILGPSKALARKNYAPGMHGKGKRSKVSEYAVQLKEKQKVKYTYGILERQFENLFHKAAVKAGITGENLIKLCEARLDNTVYRLGIAPTRRAARQLVIHKHIIVDGEVVNVPSYSLRPGQLVGVRAKSKSLEVVSNSLAARSPKNFNWLEWDGVELVGKFVAMPERDQIPENFNEQAIVELYSK
- the rpsK gene encoding 30S ribosomal protein S11, which encodes MAQAKRKDKAKKRVVVVEQNGQVHIKASFNNIIISITNSAGQVISWASAGKMGFRGSKKNTPYAAQMAASNCAAVAVEAGMKKAEVFVKGPGAGRESAIRTIQNSGIEVSIIKDITPMPHNGCRPPKRRRV
- the rpsM gene encoding 30S ribosomal protein S13, which codes for MARIAGVDIPDKKRGEIALTYIFGIGRSTAQKILTKAAVSFDKKAGEWNDTEASAIRAIIAAEFKTEGQLKSEVQLNIKRLMDIGCYRGLRHRKGLPLRGQRTKNNSRTRKGRRKTVANKKKVTK
- the ykgO gene encoding type B 50S ribosomal protein L36; the encoded protein is MKVKASIKKRSADCKVIRRHGKLYVINKKNPKFKQRQG
- the infA gene encoding translation initiation factor IF-1 gives rise to the protein MAKQSSIEVDGIILEALSNAMFRVELENTHQVIAHISGKMRMHYIKILPGDKVKLEMSPYDLSKARIVYRYK
- the map gene encoding type I methionyl aminopeptidase, which gives rise to MIYLKTPAELAIIQQNGEILGKCHAEVAKAIQPGVSTLALDKIAYEYIKDNAAHPSFLNYQVGSQKYAYSLCISVNDVVVHGLPGELILKEGDIISIDGGVYKNGYHADSAYTYAIGNVAEDVVQLLQRTKESLYLGLNQAAPGKRVGDIGFAVQSYTESFGYGVVRELVGHGVGKKLHESPEVPNYGRRGEGAKLKEGMVIAIEPMINLGKRQISVDKDGWTIRTQDRKPSAHFEHTVAVGKEGPIILTTFAPIEEVIKTSTVLLNI
- the secY gene encoding preprotein translocase subunit SecY, whose translation is MNKLITTFKHIFSIDELRSRIINTLLFIAFFRLGSYIALPGVDATKLTQTGEGGLFGLLNIFSGGALSNASVFALGIMPYISASIAIQLLTIALPYFQKMQKDGESGRKKLNQITRILTIFVTAAQAFTYLQVTIPSEAIMVDPWFFRLYGVAILIGGTMLCMWLGEKITDKGIGNGISMLIMIGIVSRFPASILQEAGSRGMSGALMFIIEIIALFFVVMGAIMVTQAVRRIPVQYAKQVVGSKATAVGGERQYIPLKLNASGVMPIIFAQALMFIPGLVAQSFAEKSEFASSVASAFGDFTTWQYNLLFAFLIIVFTFFYTAISINPTQISDDMKRGGGFVPGVKPGEETAGFIATILDRITLPGAVMLSLIAILPAVANLFGVTRGFASFFGGTSLLILVGVVLDTLQQIESYLLMRKYEGLMQSGRVKGRSELINR